In Haematobia irritans isolate KBUSLIRL chromosome 1, ASM5000362v1, whole genome shotgun sequence, a genomic segment contains:
- the LOC142242905 gene encoding uncharacterized protein LOC142242905, which produces MAPPKRKASNAEYDPILEKLNEIYEISTDVFKNNSTEITILKTELRKLQDIIGKQNRILVQIQENSLESIKTSSIEIQTLKKEVEKLQDNLFNHNKQLVELLSEIKTVVKSNLSPGIQKLKYEDIFPISSQDELESIEDEIDENTKGPMIATLKHILGRGELQKSIKHLMDINLLLDYNVYGRQGKKRLLDYPKLMKTIYQAVGTEYGNKMDFNKYFSKCIRLVKNLHYKNESLKKKDATINIIDSDMS; this is translated from the exons ATGGCACCTCCAAAACGCAAGGCTTCCAATGCTGAATAcgatccaattttggaaaagttaaaTGAAATATACGAGATATCAACAgatgtatttaaaaataattctacGGAAATTACTATACTCAAAACTGAATTGCGAAAGCTGCAGG ATATCATTGGAAAACAAAACAGAATTCTGGTACAGATTCAGGAGAACTCATTAGAAAGTATTAAAACCAGCTCAATTGAAATTCAAACGTTGAAGAAAGAAGTCGAAAAACTACAAG ATAATCTTTTTAACCATAATAAACAGCTTGTTGAGCTGTTATCCGAAATAAAAACTGTTGTGAAATCCAATTTGTCTCCAGGCATACAGAAGTTAAAATACGAAGATATTTTTCCAATATCTTCACAAGATGAACTCGAGTCAATTGAAGATGAAATTGATGAGAATACCAAAGGACCAATG ATTGCAACACTTAAACATATTTTGGGAAGAGGAGAATTACAAAAATCGATCAAACATTTGATGGATATAAATCTCTTACTAGACTATAACGTTTATGGGCGGCAAGGAAAAAAAAGACTTCTGGACTATCCAAAGTTAATGAAGACAATATACC aagctGTAGGTACCGAGTATGGGAACAAAATGGATTTCAATAAATACTTCAGCAAATGTATAAGATTGGTAAAAAATCTTCATTACAAAAACGAGTCCCTAAAGAAAAAGGATGCAACCATCAATATTATAGATAGCGATATGTCGTAA